The DNA sequence CTGCTGGTCCCGGCGAATCACTTTGCTTGAAAATGTGGGAGCCAGTCTGCACACGGCTCGATTCGCTCTGGGGAAGGGGTTGGACAGCAACGGCGACTCCGCGGATTTGTTTATCACTTCTTCCAAGAAGGCGATTTTTCTGAAGACGAAACGGGGCAATTACGGTATTTCTCCGGAGCTGGCCGACGAATTCATTGAACAGTTAAAAGAACTGGGCATTCCCCAAATGTTGGGGAATGAACGATCCTATATGAAATCAGATGACAATCAGGGACGATCTCCGCTGAATCAGCTGATGCTGTACGGCATTCTGCTCACGGTCATCCTGCTGCTGCTGCCGGTACTGATGTATCTGATGAACCTCCTGCCGGCCTGGATTCCTCAGGGAATGAACCGGTACATTACTCAAAATGCCTACCTGGAAACCGTCATTACGAAAGGGCTGCTGGTTTTACTGCTGAATCTGATGTCGTATGGCATCGTCGCTCTGCTCTCCACCTCTCAGGGCAAGTTCTATTATCGGATTATGTATGTGCCGTTGGCTATGGTTGTAACATTGCTGTTCCTGGAGATCAACACCCACCTGAATATTCTGCTTAATTTCTAATGAGAGTCTGCGGAAAACCAGCTGAATGTCTGTTCAACTGCGGTCGACCGAAGTGACGGCTGCTCATCCAGCAAACAGAGCAAAAATTAAAATAACCAGATTCAGAGCTAACCGGAAG is a window from the Clostridiaceae bacterium HFYG-1003 genome containing:
- a CDS encoding PH domain-containing protein, which codes for MEYVPEKNNIRIFITAGLMFIDLVVIALFLIAHSVSIKGLLVFLFLLLNLYGGYFLILLGSLKFHLSAEEFAISGAFDMKRTRIPISEITCWSRRITLLENVGASLHTARFALGKGLDSNGDSADLFITSSKKAIFLKTKRGNYGISPELADEFIEQLKELGIPQMLGNERSYMKSDDNQGRSPLNQLMLYGILLTVILLLLPVLMYLMNLLPAWIPQGMNRYITQNAYLETVITKGLLVLLLNLMSYGIVALLSTSQGKFYYRIMYVPLAMVVTLLFLEINTHLNILLNF